The following are encoded together in the Streptomyces tsukubensis genome:
- a CDS encoding VOC family protein → MVNVLSSRVLLRPTDPERARAFYGDALGLAVYREFGTGPERGTVYFLGGGFLEVSGRSDTPPSPAIRLWLQVPDAAAARGELVEAGVEIVREPQREPWGLVEMWIADPDGCRIVLVEVPEDHPIRYRP, encoded by the coding sequence ATGGTCAACGTATTGAGCAGCAGAGTTCTGCTCCGCCCGACGGATCCGGAGCGCGCACGCGCTTTCTACGGTGACGCGCTGGGGCTCGCGGTCTACCGGGAGTTCGGTACGGGCCCCGAGCGCGGCACCGTCTACTTCCTCGGCGGCGGTTTCCTGGAGGTCTCGGGCCGCTCCGACACGCCGCCCTCCCCCGCGATCCGACTCTGGCTCCAGGTGCCGGACGCCGCCGCGGCCCGCGGCGAGCTGGTGGAGGCGGGTGTGGAGATCGTGCGCGAGCCGCAGCGGGAGCCGTGGGGGCTCGTCGAGATGTGGATCGCCGACCCGGACGGCTGCCGGATCGTCCTGGTCGAGGTGCCCGAGGACCACCCGATCCGCTATCGGCCCTGA
- a CDS encoding GNAT family N-acetyltransferase has product MDTAPQAAPSALTFRDATDSDVGALVALVESAYRGESSRAGWTTEADLLEGRRTDPEGVRELISAPNGRLVAVERDGAVIACCQLQQRGEYAYFGMFAVRPDLQGAGLGKAIIAEAERSARQEWGASEMQMTVIDAREDLIAWYERRGYRRTGRMSPFPYEDERFGVPRRPGLRFELLVKPLV; this is encoded by the coding sequence ATGGACACCGCACCGCAGGCCGCCCCCTCCGCGCTCACCTTCAGGGACGCCACCGACAGCGACGTCGGCGCGCTCGTGGCCCTCGTGGAGTCCGCCTACCGGGGTGAATCGAGCCGGGCCGGGTGGACCACGGAGGCCGACCTCCTGGAGGGGCGGCGCACCGACCCCGAAGGCGTGCGCGAGCTCATCTCGGCCCCGAACGGCAGGCTCGTCGCCGTGGAGCGGGACGGGGCGGTCATAGCCTGCTGCCAGCTCCAGCAGCGTGGCGAGTACGCCTATTTCGGCATGTTCGCGGTACGCCCCGACCTCCAGGGCGCCGGCCTCGGCAAGGCGATCATCGCCGAGGCCGAACGGTCAGCCAGGCAGGAGTGGGGCGCGAGCGAGATGCAGATGACGGTGATCGACGCGCGGGAGGACCTGATCGCCTGGTACGAGCGGCGCGGCTACCGGCGTACGGGCCGGATGTCTCCGTTCCCCTACGAGGACGAGCGCTTCGGTGTCCCGCGGCGCCCCGGTCTCCGCTTCGAACTGCTGGTCAAGCCGTTGGTGTAG
- a CDS encoding glycerophosphodiester phosphodiesterase, translating into MHFLTIGHRGAMGIEPENTLRSFVRAEREGFDLIELDLHLSKDGALVVMHDAEVNRTTDGKGPIAEKTLAELRELDAGKGERVPVFEEVLDAVSAPIQAEIKDVAAARSLADVLNARNLTDRVEVISFHDEALAETSRLVPGVRTALVASRYGTDAVTRATAVGATGLILNIRRLTLEIVEQAHKADQRVTAWTVNTRERLDLAHALGLDGVTTDFPEIIQPWPPTGSPTTPTA; encoded by the coding sequence GTGCACTTCCTCACCATCGGTCACCGCGGGGCGATGGGGATCGAACCGGAGAACACCCTCCGGTCCTTCGTCCGCGCCGAGCGCGAGGGATTCGACCTCATCGAGCTGGATCTCCATCTGAGCAAGGACGGCGCCCTTGTCGTCATGCACGACGCCGAGGTGAACCGCACCACCGACGGCAAGGGCCCGATCGCCGAGAAGACCCTGGCCGAACTGCGCGAGCTGGACGCGGGCAAGGGTGAGCGCGTCCCGGTCTTCGAGGAGGTGCTCGACGCGGTGTCCGCGCCGATCCAGGCCGAGATCAAGGATGTCGCCGCAGCCCGCTCACTGGCCGACGTACTGAACGCCCGGAATCTGACCGATCGCGTGGAGGTCATCTCCTTCCACGACGAGGCCCTGGCGGAGACCTCTCGGCTGGTCCCCGGGGTCCGTACGGCGCTCGTCGCGAGCCGCTACGGCACGGACGCCGTCACCCGCGCGACCGCCGTCGGAGCGACCGGGCTGATCCTGAACATCCGCAGGCTCACCCTGGAGATCGTGGAGCAGGCACACAAGGCGGATCAGCGGGTCACGGCGTGGACGGTGAACACGCGGGAACGGCTCGACCTCGCTCACGCGCTCGGCCTGGACGGGGTGACCACCGACTTCCCGGAGATCATCCAGCCCTGGCCGCCGACCGGCTCCCCCACTACACCAACGGCTTGA
- a CDS encoding DUF6421 family protein, with product MTEIFARESAEGAISPAEAVVDHPAWSVLKDAVEELRPWQSKDGSIDFEAEGAPRPEAAGETVERVVAAVGELSPLLPHDTEYHRALVADLRRWASEGFRVPDFLDSLLAFQPASARADGLQHLVVFPMYTQNGNPDRNLEAVALRMVWPEWLAELERTRYDNPMFCGITFEDFTSGYDTNSAVLFPETIAVREAPERFTWGGIFCDREAARFRRVSEAAVDILGVDLPKDLRAMLEDQDRCQQAFVLWDMIHDRTHSHGDLPFDPFMIKQRQPFWMYGLEELRCDLTAFREAVRLDADGVAQGRDVQYAVLFDRMFRFPVTGERMRNYDGLGGQLLFAYLHKHDVVRWTDNTLKIDWDRAPHVTNQLCAEIETLYRDGIDRPKLVHWFAGYELVSRYLSPHPGSRWAKGPDALDLSLPPRKLVDDVLPDEFPLSMFYEALSKKLKGVIASTKGITAVSAESVAA from the coding sequence ATGACGGAAATCTTTGCGCGGGAAAGTGCGGAAGGGGCCATCTCTCCTGCTGAGGCGGTGGTGGACCATCCCGCCTGGAGCGTGCTCAAGGATGCCGTCGAGGAGCTGCGCCCCTGGCAGTCCAAGGACGGATCGATCGACTTCGAAGCCGAGGGCGCACCTCGGCCGGAGGCCGCCGGGGAGACCGTGGAACGGGTCGTGGCCGCCGTCGGTGAACTCTCCCCGCTGCTTCCGCACGACACCGAGTACCACCGCGCTCTCGTCGCCGATCTGCGCCGCTGGGCGTCGGAGGGCTTCCGGGTCCCCGACTTCCTCGACTCGCTGCTGGCCTTCCAGCCCGCGTCGGCGCGCGCCGACGGCCTCCAGCACCTCGTCGTCTTCCCGATGTACACCCAGAACGGCAACCCCGACCGCAATCTCGAAGCGGTCGCCCTACGCATGGTGTGGCCCGAGTGGCTGGCCGAGCTGGAGCGCACGCGCTACGACAACCCGATGTTCTGCGGTATCACTTTCGAGGACTTCACCTCCGGGTACGACACCAACTCCGCGGTCCTCTTCCCCGAGACCATCGCGGTGCGCGAGGCACCGGAGAGGTTCACCTGGGGAGGCATCTTCTGCGACCGTGAGGCCGCACGCTTCCGGCGCGTCAGTGAGGCCGCCGTGGACATCCTGGGCGTGGACCTGCCGAAGGACCTGCGGGCCATGCTGGAGGACCAGGACCGCTGTCAGCAGGCGTTCGTGCTCTGGGACATGATCCACGACCGCACCCACAGCCACGGTGACCTGCCCTTCGACCCCTTCATGATCAAGCAGCGCCAGCCGTTCTGGATGTACGGCCTGGAAGAGCTGCGCTGCGACCTCACCGCCTTCAGGGAGGCCGTGCGGCTCGACGCCGACGGCGTGGCGCAGGGGCGCGACGTGCAGTACGCCGTGCTCTTCGACCGGATGTTCCGCTTCCCCGTGACAGGCGAGCGGATGCGCAACTACGACGGCCTCGGCGGCCAGCTCCTCTTCGCCTACCTGCACAAACACGACGTGGTCCGCTGGACGGACAACACCCTGAAGATCGATTGGGACCGTGCCCCGCACGTCACCAACCAGCTCTGCGCCGAGATCGAGACCCTGTACAGGGACGGTATCGACCGGCCCAAGCTCGTCCACTGGTTCGCCGGGTACGAGCTGGTCTCGCGGTATCTCTCGCCGCATCCCGGTTCCCGCTGGGCCAAGGGGCCCGACGCCCTCGATCTGTCACTGCCGCCGCGGAAACTGGTCGATGACGTGCTTCCCGACGAGTTTCCGCTCAGCATGTTCTACGAGGCGCTCTCCAAGAAGCTGAAAGGTGTGATCGCCTCCACCAAGGGGATCACCGCAGTGAGCGCGGAAAGCGTGGCCGCGTGA
- a CDS encoding SDR family oxidoreductase, whose amino-acid sequence MNGNEHENTFQGDNGDVSLEGAVIAVAGAAGPAGKAVLLRLAEAGATVVGSDADPERLARSVDAARYAHGGATVVGDTVDLLDARATTAWAERIEKDFGRVDGLVHLVGGWRGSASFGETDLMDWDFLEKLLIRTVQHTSLAFHEGLRRSDRGRYLLISAAGATKPTAGNAAYAAAKSAAEAWTLALADSFRKAGGEAGPRAAAAILVVKALVHDAMRAERPNAKFAGFTDVKELAEAITGVWDRPAREVNGTRLWLTERP is encoded by the coding sequence ATGAACGGAAACGAGCACGAGAACACGTTCCAGGGCGACAACGGCGATGTCTCGCTGGAGGGCGCCGTCATCGCTGTCGCGGGGGCGGCGGGCCCGGCGGGGAAGGCCGTGCTGCTGCGCCTCGCGGAAGCGGGAGCCACCGTCGTGGGCTCGGACGCGGACCCCGAGCGGCTCGCCCGGAGCGTGGACGCGGCGCGCTACGCCCACGGCGGGGCGACGGTCGTCGGCGACACCGTCGACCTGCTCGACGCCCGCGCCACCACGGCGTGGGCCGAGCGTATCGAGAAGGACTTCGGACGCGTCGACGGTCTGGTCCACCTCGTCGGCGGCTGGCGGGGCAGCGCCTCCTTCGGCGAGACCGACCTGATGGACTGGGATTTCCTGGAGAAACTGCTGATCCGCACCGTCCAGCACACCTCGCTCGCCTTCCACGAGGGACTGCGCCGCAGCGACCGCGGCCGCTACCTGCTGATCAGCGCCGCGGGCGCCACCAAACCCACCGCGGGGAACGCGGCCTACGCGGCGGCGAAATCCGCGGCCGAGGCGTGGACTCTCGCCCTCGCCGACTCCTTCCGCAAGGCGGGGGGCGAGGCGGGTCCCCGCGCGGCGGCTGCGATCCTGGTGGTCAAGGCGCTGGTGCACGACGCGATGCGCGCCGAGCGACCCAACGCGAAATTCGCGGGCTTCACGGACGTCAAGGAGCTGGCCGAGGCCATCACCGGAGTCTGGGACCGGCCCGCCAGGGAAGTGAACGGAACCCGCCTGTGGCTGACCGAGAGGCCATAA
- a CDS encoding threonine aldolase family protein, translating into MADREAITPEPVSARTDARRHHDPEVRGFASDNYAGAHPEVLAALALANGGHQVAYGGDDYTGHLQHLVREHFGPKAEVYPVFNGTGANVVSLQAVTDRWGAVICAASAHINVDEGGAPERVGSLKLLTVDTPDGKLTPELIDRQAFGWEDEHRAMPQVVSVTQSTELGTLYTPDEIRAICDHAHERGMRVHLDGARIANAAAALDLPVRAFTTDAGVDILSFGGTKNGMLFGEAVIVLDPSGVRHMKHVRKLSMQLSSKMRFVSAQLEALLAGDLWLRSARHSNAMARRLADGVRTVDGVEILYPVQANGVFAKLPNDVSERLQKRYRFYFWDEAAGEVRWMCSFDTTEGDVDGFLAALREEMAK; encoded by the coding sequence GTGGCTGACCGAGAGGCCATAACCCCCGAGCCCGTGTCCGCGCGGACCGACGCACGCCGTCACCACGACCCCGAGGTGCGGGGCTTCGCCAGTGACAACTACGCCGGTGCGCATCCGGAGGTCCTCGCCGCCCTCGCCCTCGCCAACGGGGGGCACCAGGTCGCGTACGGCGGCGACGACTACACGGGACACCTCCAGCACCTGGTGCGCGAACACTTCGGACCGAAGGCCGAGGTGTATCCGGTGTTCAACGGCACCGGCGCGAACGTGGTGTCGCTCCAGGCGGTCACCGACCGGTGGGGGGCGGTGATCTGCGCCGCGAGCGCGCACATCAACGTCGACGAGGGCGGGGCGCCCGAGCGGGTCGGTTCGCTGAAGCTGCTCACCGTGGACACGCCGGACGGCAAGCTCACCCCGGAGCTGATCGACCGCCAGGCCTTCGGCTGGGAGGACGAGCACCGCGCGATGCCGCAGGTCGTCTCGGTCACCCAGAGCACCGAACTGGGCACGCTCTACACCCCGGACGAGATCAGGGCCATCTGCGACCACGCGCACGAACGTGGCATGAGGGTGCACCTCGACGGTGCCAGGATCGCCAACGCGGCGGCCGCGCTCGACCTGCCCGTCCGGGCGTTCACCACGGACGCGGGTGTGGACATCCTTTCGTTCGGCGGCACCAAGAACGGCATGCTCTTCGGCGAGGCGGTGATCGTCCTCGACCCCTCGGGCGTGCGCCACATGAAGCACGTCCGCAAGCTGTCCATGCAGCTCTCCTCCAAGATGCGCTTCGTCTCAGCGCAGTTGGAGGCGCTGCTCGCCGGGGATCTCTGGCTGCGCTCGGCCCGGCACTCCAACGCCATGGCAAGGCGGCTGGCCGACGGCGTGCGGACGGTGGACGGAGTGGAGATCCTCTACCCGGTGCAGGCCAACGGTGTCTTCGCCAAGCTGCCGAACGACGTCTCGGAACGCCTCCAGAAGCGTTACCGCTTCTACTTCTGGGACGAGGCCGCGGGCGAGGTCCGCTGGATGTGCTCGTTCGACACCACCGAGGGCGATGTCGACGGCTTCCTCGCGGCGCTCAGGGAAGAGATGGCCAAGTAA
- a CDS encoding lysophospholipid acyltransferase family protein, with protein MAELVYRPVIGFARTMFAALDLKIDCKGTENIPRTGGAVLVSNHISYLDFIFDGLVALPQKRLVRFMAKESVFKHRVSGPLMRGMKHIPVDRDQGEKAYAHALDALRSGEIIGVFPEATISPSFTLKSFKSGAARMAQEAGVPLIPMALWGTQRLWTKGRPRNFKRQHIPVTVRVGEGMEAPADQYAGAITRRLRDRVQELLEAAQRAYPVRPKGPDDTWWMPAHLGGTAPTAAQVREAEKG; from the coding sequence ATGGCAGAACTTGTCTACCGTCCGGTCATCGGTTTCGCTCGCACCATGTTCGCTGCGCTCGACCTGAAGATCGACTGCAAGGGGACGGAGAACATCCCGCGTACCGGTGGAGCCGTGCTGGTGAGCAATCACATCAGCTATCTCGACTTCATCTTCGACGGTCTTGTGGCTCTGCCGCAGAAGCGGCTGGTCCGGTTCATGGCGAAGGAGTCGGTGTTCAAGCACCGCGTCTCGGGTCCGCTGATGCGCGGTATGAAACACATCCCCGTCGACCGCGACCAGGGGGAGAAGGCGTACGCCCACGCCCTGGACGCGCTGCGTTCCGGCGAGATCATCGGTGTCTTCCCCGAGGCGACCATCTCGCCGTCCTTCACCCTCAAGAGCTTCAAGTCGGGCGCCGCGCGCATGGCGCAGGAGGCGGGCGTTCCGCTGATCCCGATGGCTCTGTGGGGCACCCAACGGCTCTGGACCAAGGGCAGACCGCGCAACTTCAAGCGCCAGCACATCCCGGTCACGGTCAGGGTCGGCGAGGGGATGGAAGCCCCCGCCGACCAGTACGCGGGTGCCATCACCCGGCGGCTGCGCGACCGGGTGCAGGAACTCCTCGAAGCGGCCCAGCGCGCCTATCCGGTGCGCCCGAAGGGGCCGGACGACACCTGGTGGATGCCGGCCCACCTCGGGGGCACCGCCCCCACCGCCGCGCAGGTGCGCGAGGCCGAGAAGGGCTGA